The Streptomyces sp. NBC_00659 genomic interval GAGCACGTAGTCCGGCTTGTCGGCGGCGATCCGCTCGGGCGGCAGGATCGGGATGCGGGTGCCCGGGGTGAACCTGCCGTGCTTGTACGGGTTGCGGTCGACCGTGTAGGCGAGCAGGTCGGGCCGGATGCCGCAGTGGTTGAGCAGGGTGTTGCCCTTGCCCGGGGCGCCGTAGCCGACGACCGTCTCACCGCGCTCGGCCGCCTCGATGAGGAACCGCAGCAGATCCCGGCGCACCTTGGCCACCCGGCCGGAGAACTCGGTGTAGCCGGACAGGTCCTGGAGCCCGGCGGCCTTCTCCCGGTCGAGGACCTCGGCCACCTTCCCGCTCGGCTCGCCGGCCACCTCGGCCGGCCGGGCCCACAGCCGGATGGAGCCGCCGTGCGTGGGCAGCAACTCGACGTCCACGAGCGCGAGTCCGCCGCTCGCCAGCGCCCGGATCGCGGACGCGACCGTGTAGTACTGGAAGTGCTCGTGGTAGATCGTGTCGTACTGGTTCTCCTCGATCAGGGTCAGCAGGTGCTGCACCTCGATGGAGACCCAGCCGTCGTCGGCGACCAGGGCGCGCAGCCCCCGGGTGAACCCGACCACGTCGGGGATGTGCGCGTACACGTTGTTGGCCACGACCAGGTCCGCCGGGCCGTGCTCGGCGCGGACGGCCGCGCCGGTGTCCGGGTCCAGGAACGCCGTGAGCGTGGGCACACCCGCCTCCCGGGCCGCGGCGCCGACGTTCACCGAGGGCTCGACGCCGAGGCAGCGGATCCCGCGGTCCACCACGTGCTTCAGCAGGTACCCGTCGTTGCTCGCGACCTCGACCACGAAGGCGTCGGGGCCGAGACCCACCCGCTGGGCGGCGTCGGCGACGAACGTGCGCGCGTGCTCCACCCAGGACGTCGAGTAGGAGGAGAAGTACGCGTACTCCGTGAACGTCTCCTCCGGCTCGATCAGCGGAGGTATCTGCGCGAGCCAGCAGTCGGTGCACACCCGCAGGTGCAGCGGGTACGCGGGCTCCGGCCGGTCGAGCTGGTCCGCGGCGAGAAAGCTCTCACACGGCGGGGTCGCCCCCAGATCGACGACGCTCGCCGTCGCGTGCGAGCCGCAGAGTCGGCATCGTGTCATGTACTTTCCCCATCCCCCTTGAACGCGCGGGTGTTCCCGCCGCGAGCATGTGCCGACCGTCCCGCGATCGCGGTCCGGTACTCCTCCACCAGGCGCTCCAGCCCGACGGCCGGGCTGAAACCCTGTTCGTAACGGCGCCGGGCCGCCCGCCCCATCTCCCGGTTGTCGTCCGGCCCGGCCGTGATCCGGCGCAGACAGGACGCGAGCGAGGCGGCCTCACCCGGCTCGTGCAGCAGCCCCGTCACCCCCTCCTCGACGAGTTCGACGAAGGCACCGTGACCTGCGGCGACCGTCGGGACCCCCGCCGCCATCGCCTCCACGACCACGAGGCCGAACGCCTCCAGCCAGGTGGAGGGAGCCACCACGGCGACCGACCGCGCGATCGCCTGCCGGCACTGCTCCTGGTCGTACAGGCCGACGTAGCGGACGTCGTCCCGGCCCGCGGCCCAGGCGGTCACCTCGGGCTCCAGCGGCCCCGTGCCGGCGATCACGAGCGGTACGCCCACACCGCCCCCGGCGGCGATCTCGTCCCAGGCGGCCATGAGCAGCCGTACGCCCTTGGCCTCGGCGAGCCGGCCGAGATAGAGCAGATGCTCGCCGTCGCCCTTCCGGCGGGCGCCCGGTTCGGGCACGAAGTTGTGCTTC includes:
- a CDS encoding class I SAM-dependent methyltransferase, whose product is MTRCRLCGSHATASVVDLGATPPCESFLAADQLDRPEPAYPLHLRVCTDCWLAQIPPLIEPEETFTEYAYFSSYSTSWVEHARTFVADAAQRVGLGPDAFVVEVASNDGYLLKHVVDRGIRCLGVEPSVNVGAAAREAGVPTLTAFLDPDTGAAVRAEHGPADLVVANNVYAHIPDVVGFTRGLRALVADDGWVSIEVQHLLTLIEENQYDTIYHEHFQYYTVASAIRALASGGLALVDVELLPTHGGSIRLWARPAEVAGEPSGKVAEVLDREKAAGLQDLSGYTEFSGRVAKVRRDLLRFLIEAAERGETVVGYGAPGKGNTLLNHCGIRPDLLAYTVDRNPYKHGRFTPGTRIPILPPERIAADKPDYVLVLPWNLRDELVEQLSFVHDWGGRLVFPIPELSIVEVKA
- a CDS encoding glycosyltransferase; the encoded protein is MHVLVVHNRYASAQPSGENKVVDQEVALLREAGHQVELFERRSDDIAARSLPGKVAVPLLVPWNPAVRSELAARLRADRPDVVHVHNVFPLLSPAVLAACADAGVPAVATLHNYTQVCPPGTLQRDGLPCTECVGSSPLPAVRHGCYRGSRLATVPLAVSMAVNRRRWWTGVERFFCISAAQRDVLVGAGMPAGRLAVKHNFVPEPGARRKGDGEHLLYLGRLAEAKGVRLLMAAWDEIAAGGGVGVPLVIAGTGPLEPEVTAWAAGRDDVRYVGLYDQEQCRQAIARSVAVVAPSTWLEAFGLVVVEAMAAGVPTVAAGHGAFVELVEEGVTGLLHEPGEAASLASCLRRITAGPDDNREMGRAARRRYEQGFSPAVGLERLVEEYRTAIAGRSAHARGGNTRAFKGDGEST